Proteins found in one Brachypodium distachyon strain Bd21 chromosome 5, Brachypodium_distachyon_v3.0, whole genome shotgun sequence genomic segment:
- the LOC100836514 gene encoding uncharacterized protein LOC100836514, whose amino-acid sequence MASALLSYLQSLWPLSAFLRQDDLSVSERLVRALSVPEDTKQFVFAIREPDSQGLLYILAAQNLSEQSASDADHLIRAVRPKAVITQVTHTALDDVRIEEKCLADGGAGGVPASPFQVIKGCVTEKKSKDEYVKSAACQVLQEIFGVGFHGHLLAAKRAAEETGSCFLLLGSPYERNCNAGGSSDQNGTDGSSAQQLQSSCLLPRSATSIVSSHDRKICLADDYGGQLMKLLVPTVNLLMSQAISSDVVTECKVSECKPSDGYEAPLFAQTVYPLLADLYDIFIKIPSIGRAMASAQMLLTQVHKGKPISSEMLADVYVFRIAIEALRIGLNNAGRCRIDTRDNHGPEKLDFAELPSEEKCHVLLVQALRSQLREFGSVVAVVDASCLAGIRRHWNTPAPSEITKLAGACFSHYGDENDDDINELSLEDVVDKRSWIAEKPVVAVGAGGTAILGFSSLSKTIQASAILKLAPYKTPVVLKCGLMQLQRHASVVFSKLLSHGLVSAGSKSSAFASAEKIRAVTHTVITSVERTSVLAMRTSFYEIMQRSHNRPFRITPWATFGCSMAACAGLLMHGDGIECAAETAPSVPMIASLGRGLESLRLTSQEVRQTRGHNVKEALRALLSNLKKSAK is encoded by the coding sequence ATGGCGTCGGCGCTGCTCTCGTACCTCCAAAGCCTCTGGCCGCTCTCGGCTTTCCTGAGGCAGGACGACCTGAGCGTGTCCGAGCGGCTGGTGCGGGCGCTGTCCGTGCCGGAGGACACGAAGCAGTTCGTGTTCGCGATCCGGGAGCCCGATTCGCAGGGCTTGCTCTACATCCTTGCGGCGCAGAACCTGTCCGAGCAGTCCGCGTCGGACGCCGACCATCTCATCAGGGCGGTGCGCCCCAAGGCCGTGATCACGCAGGTCACGCACACGGCGCTCGACGACGTCCGGATCGAGGAGAAGTGCCTGGCCGACGGCGGGGCAGGCGGCGTGCCGGCGTCGCCGTTCCAGGTGATCAAAGGGTGCGTCACAgagaagaagagcaaagaTGAGTATGTGAAATCTGCCGCGTGTCAGGTCTTGCAGGAGATTTTCGGGGTCGGTTTCCACGGCCACCTGTTGGCTGCCAAGAGAGCAGCAGAGGAGACAGGATCATGTTTTCTCCTGCTCGGCTCTCCTTACGAGAGGAATtgcaatgcaggtggatcaaGCGACCAAAATGGCACGGATGGCAGCTCGGCTCAGCAATTGCAGAGTAGCTGCTTGCTCCCTCGGAGTGCCACTTCAATAGTAAGCTCCCATGATAGGAAGATATGCCTTGCAGATGATTATGGAGGACAGCTCATGAAGTTGCTAGTTCCAACTGTTAATTTGTTGATGTCCCAAGCTATCTCTTCCGATGTTGTTACAGAGTGCAAGGTGTCCGAATGTAAGCCGTCTGATGGATACGAGGCTCCACTTTTTGCACAGACAGTCTACCCTTTGCTCGCCGACCTTTATGATATATTTATCAAAATTCCGTCGATTGGGAGGGCTATGGCTTCTGCACAGATGCTGCTCACTCAAGTTCACAAGGGGAAGCCGATTTCCAGCGAGATGCTTGCTGATGTCTATGTATTTAGAATTGCAATAGAGGCCCTCAGAATAGGTTTGAACAATGCAGGAAGATGCCGCATTGACACCAGAGATAATCATGGTCCAGAAAAGCTGGATTTTGCAGAACTCCCTTCTGAGGAGAAGTGCCATGTTCTTCTCGTGCAAGCTCTCAGAAGTCAATTAAGGGAGTTCGGTTCTGTGGTGGCTGTAGTTGATGCCAGCTGCTTAGCTGGAATAAGGAGACACTGGAACACTCCTGCTCCTTCAGAGATCACAAAGTTAGCTGGCGCGTGCTTCAGTCATTATGGTGACGAAAATGATGACGATATCAATGAGCTGTCGTTGGAAGACGTTGTTGATAAGAGGAGCTGGATAGCTGAGAAACCTGTGGTCGCAGTTGGTGCAGGAGGAACAGCAATTCTTGGGTTTTCATCTTTGTCAAAAACTATCCAGGCTTCTGCCATCCTTAAGTTGGCTCCCTATAAGACTCCAGTGGTCTTAAAGTGTGGCTTAATGCAACTGCAAAGACATGCATCCGTTGTATTTAGCAAGCTCCTCTCTCACGGACTTGTCAGTGCTGGTTCAAAGTCATCTGCTTTTGCTTCAGCAGAGAAGATTCGAGCCGTGACACACACAGTAATAACATCAGTGGAGAGAACTAGCGTGTTGGCGATGCGAACGTCGTTCTATGAAATAATGCAAAGAAGCCACAACCGACCTTTCAGAATAACACCTTGGGCAACATTTGGTTGTAGTATGGCTGCGTGTGCTGGCCTCCTGATGCATGGAGATGGGATTGAGTGTGCTGCCGAGACGGCACCTTCTGTTCCCATGATTGCATCCCTGGGCCGTGGTCTTGAGAGCTTGCGTCTCACATCGCAGGAAGTGAGGCAAACAAGGGGCCATAATGTGAAGGAAGCTTTGCGAGCTTTGTTGAGCAACTTAAAGAAATCAGCAAAATAA